The window GCCGCCGAGGCCGCCGAGATCTCGAAGGCGATGGGCAAGCCCGTCAAGCTGATGTGGCACCGCACCGACGACTTCCGCCAGGGCCGCACCCACCCCATGTCCACCTCCCGGGTGCGCGCCACCTACGCGCTCGGCCAGGTGCTCACCTACGACCAGCGCCACACCTCCGTGGCCACCGACTTCGGCCACGGCGTCGGCGAGATCATCACCGCCGAGGCCGCGCGGCTGCCCGTCGGGGACCTCACCTTCTCCGAGACGATCTTCACGCTCACCCAGCAGACCCCGTACAACTTCGGCGTCGTCACCCAGCTCCTCAGCGAGACCGACAAGCGCTTCCACACCGGCTCCATGCGCAACATCTACTCGCCCAACGTGCGGTGCGCACAGGAGCTGGTGGTGGACGAGCTGGCCAAGCGCATGGGCAAGGACCCCTACCGGTTGCGCCGCGCCTTCCTCAAGGACGAGCGGGCACGGGCCGTCCTCGACAAGGTCGCCGAGGTGGGGGAGTGGGGCCGCGACATGCCGGACGGGACGGCGCAGGGCATCGCGATCCACCCCGAGTACCACGCGTACGTCGCCGTCCTCGCGGAGATCGACTGCCGCCCGGAGACCACCGGACGGGAGATCCCCGACGCGTGCACCGGGCCGCGCGTCACCAAGGTCGTCTGCGCCGTGGACGTGGGGCTGGCCGTCAACCCGCGCGGCCTGCAGGCCCAGATGATGGGCGGCACCATGGACGGCATCGCGATCACGCTCAGCTCCGGGCTGCACCTCGCGGGCGGGCACTTCCTGGAAGGCAGTTGGGACAACTACTTCTACACCCGCCAGTGGAACACCCCACCGGAGCTGGAGATCGTGGTCATGCCGCCGACCACCGAAACGCCCGGCGGCGCGGGCGAGTTGGCCGTCGCGGGCGCGATGGCGGCCGTGGCCTGCGCCTACGGACGCGCGACGGGCACGATGCCGACGACGTTCCCCCTCAACCACGGCGAACCGCTCGGCTTCGAGCCGCTGCCCACCACCCCGCCGATCCCCGCGTCCCCGACCGACGGCCTGAGCCGCGCCTTCTAGGAGCCACCGTGCCCGAACACACCTTCATCCTCAACGGCGAGTCCGTGACCGTGGACATCGAGGACGACGTACGGCTGCTGTGGGTGCTGCGGGACGTCCTGGGCGTCACCGGACCGAAGTACGGCTGCGGCCTCGGCGTCTGCCAGGCCTGCACGAGCCACATCAACGGCAAGGCCTTCAACCCCTGCTCGGTCCCCGTGCAGGACCTGCGCCCCACCGACGAGGTCACCACCATCGAGGGCCTGCCCGCCACGGTCGGCAAGGAGCTCCACCCCATGCAGGAGGCCTGGCTGGAGTACGACGTGGCCCAGTGCGGCTACTGCCAGCCCGGCCAGATCATGACCGCCGTCGCCAAGGTCCGCCAGGCCCGCGAGGAGGGCCGTGAGATCACCGAGGCCGACCTCGACGAGATCCGCAACGTCTGCCGCTGCGGGACCTACCACCGCATCCGCGAGGCGATCGTCGCGGGCGCGAAGAAGTACTGAACGCTCCCTGTGGCCGCGCGGGGCGATCCGCGCGTTCCGTGCGGCCACAGGATCGCGCGCGTCAGCAGATGGGGCGCTGGGCGTGGGCCGGGTCGAGGGCGTTGAGGACGAGGCGCGTGGCCAGGTCGTTGTAGCTGATGTCGACGTGCTCGGTGAACTCGGCCGGGCAGCGGTCCTGGAGCTTGATGTTGGTGACGTTCGGGGCGGCGTCGAGATAGGCCGAGATGTACGGGGTGACGACCTCGTCGTACCGGGTGGTGATCACCGTGTAGGTGATGTCCGGGTCGGTCTCGCCGCCCGCGTTCAAATCCCGGAGGAAGTCCGAGCCGATGAGCTGCTGCTCGCACGCCTTGCAGCTCACACCGAGGAGTTCGTCGCCGCCGGGGAACGCCAGCGCGAGGAGGCCGAGGCCCGAGAACGTGGTGCCGTGGTTGGACGGGGTCAGGGCGACGAGCTTGTCCACCTCGGCCGCGCCGCCCAAGTTCTTGATGTAGTAGCGCGGCATCATGCCGCCCTGCGAGTGCCCGACCAGGTCGACCTTCACGGCACCGGTGGCGGCCCGCACCCGGTCGACGAAGTCCGCCAGCTGCCGGGCCGAGGCGGCCATGTCGCCGGTGCCGAGCAGGGCGCCGGAACTGCCGCCGTGGTTGAGGGCGAAGACGCAGTACCCGGCCTCCTTGAGCAGCGGAGCCAGCGCAGCCCAGTTGTCGTAGCGGTTCTCCATGGTGCCGTGCACGAGGACGACGGGACGCGGATGCGCGGCGCCGGGGCGGCAGGTGAAGTCGTTGGCGCCGGTCGGTACGGCCGTGGGGTGGGCGAGGGAGTACGCGAGGGCCGACGGGAAGTCGTTCTGGGGCGGGCCGACCGGATCGGCCGCCGTCACCGGCTCGGCGTCGCGCGTGTCCGGCGTCGCCTGGGACCGGTCGACGCCGGCCACGCCGAGACAGACGGCCGCGGTGAGCCCGGCCAAGGACGAGGCCAGAAGGCGTCGGCGCGGGGTGCGCCGGAGTCTGCGGGTGCGCATGAGGGAGTCTCCTCTGCCTGGCTGTCGTGGGGTGCGTGTCACAAGGACGAGACACGGAAGCTACTGGCGCGTAACGTCGGATCCACACTTGCGTCGCCCGAGGGAGACGTACCAGCGAAGGTGCGAGGGAGAGGGGAAAGGTGTCATGGGTGTGACACCTTTCTGGGAGGGGGAGTCACCGCGATGGCGTCGCAGGCAGAGACGTTCACACGTCACCCCTGGCACGAACTGCCCCCGGCGCTGGCCGCGTTGATCCGCTCCAGGGTCGACAGCATCGTCACCGACATGACCCAGGCCATCCGCGACGAGGTGCCCGGCTACCGCCGCTCGCTCGACTCCGCCGTCGGCCGCGACCTGACCGAGTCGATCCGCCGGGCCGTGCGGCAGTTCACCGAGCTGACCGAGCACCCCGACAGCCCGCAGGACCATCACATCCGGCACTTCCGGCACCTGGGCCGTGTCGAGTTCCTCAACGGCCGTACGACGGACGGTCTCCAGGCCGCCTTCCGGGTCGGAGCGCGGGTGGGCAGTCGGCGGTACGCCGAGATCGTGCAGGAGGCGTCGCTGCCGCCCGAGACCGTCCTGACGCTGCACGAAGCCGTGCTGATCCACATCAACGCACTGTCGAACGAGGCGGTGAAAGGCTTCCTGGCCGCACAGTTGCGCTCGGAGGGCGAGGTGAAGCGTGCCCGCCGGACTCTGGTGGAGCGGCTGTTGGAGCAGCCGAGAGGGCAGGAGCGCGCACCGCTGGGACCGTTGGGACCGTTGGGACCGTTGGCCGAGCGTGCCCGCTGGGCGCTGCCGGGTGCCGTCGCGTGTGTGGTGGTGCGGTCGGCGGGGCGTTTCTCCGTGCCCGGCGCGGACAGCGAACTGCTCTCCGTCAACCGGGGGAGTGACCTCGTCCTGATCGTGCCCGAGCCGGCGACGAGCGGCCTGATCGAACGGGTGCGGGGCGCCGCCCGGGGCCGTGTCGCCGTCGTCGGCCCGGCCGTGCCCACCGATGAGGCCTGGCTGTCCCTGCAGTGCGCCCGGCTCGCCCTCGACCGTCGTGCGGAACTGCCCACCGAACCGGGCGACGACGGGGCTTTCCTGCACGTCGACGACGAACTGGCGGACCTGCACCTGCTCCGGGGCGCCCCCATCGGGCAGTTGCTCGGTCGGCGGGTGCTGGGCGTCTTCGCGGACCTGCCCCGGGGAAGGGCAGACCGGCTCGCCGAGACCCTGGACGCCCTGCTGATGTCCTGGGGACGTACGGCTCCCGAGGTGGCGCAGGCGCTGGGCATTCATCCGCAGACGGCCCGCAAGCGACTGCGCCGCCTGGAGGCGCTGTTCGGCGACCGGCTCGGGGACCCGCGCTTCCGGTTCGAGGCCCTGCTGGCACTGCACACCCAGGCGCTGAGACCCGGCGCCGGCCCGGGGGGCACCGCGGGCCTGTGACCGGCGACGCGCGGGCGCGCTGAAGGGTTCGGCCCAGGCGCGCAGAAGGGTACGGCCGCCGGGCCGGGGTGCCGCCGAGGTGGCCGCCGGGCTCTACTCCCCCCGGCGACGATGACCGGGGAGTCACCGGTCGCGGAGCGTCTCCAGCAGGTGGTCGCGGACCAGGGCGACATGCGGGTTGCCGGACGAGCCCGGGCGCTGGACGAGGAAGCCGGTGTTGATGGGCGGATCGTCCGGGTCGTGCAGCAGGACCAGCGCGCCCGAGGCCAGCTCGGCGGTGCACAGGTAGCGGGGGAGCACGCTGAACCCCGTGCCGCCCGCCACCGCGGCCTTGACCGCGTTCAGGTCGGGCATGGTGACCGCCGGGTGCCGCACCAGGCGCCTGCCGAAGGCATGACGCCAGTATCGGCGCACGATCGGCACGTCCTCGGCGTAGGCGATCAGCGGCACGCCGTGCAGCGCGGCGGGCCCGTCCGCCGCGATCCGCGCCGGTCCGCCGATGCGCTCCGCCCAGGCGGGAGCCGCGACCAGCACGAACTCCTCGTCCGTCATCGGGATGGAGGCCAGGGTGCGACCGCGGGGCCGGTAGGTCGAGAGCACCAGGTCGTAGCGGCCCGCCCGCAGCTCCTCCAGGAGCGGCTCGGTCAGGCCGGGGGTGATGCGCAGCCGTACGCCCTTGTCGACCAGGGGTGTGAGGGCGGGCATGACGCGGTGGGTCAGCAGCTCGGCCGGACCGGCGAGATGCACCGGCTCCGGCTGGTGGACGTCGGGGGAACCGCCCGGCCCCGTGACGGTGGCGAGGGCGTCCAGCGGCTCGACGATCCGGGAGGCGAGCTCGTCCGCGTAGGGAGCCGGGGTGACGCCGCGCGCCAGACGCTGGAACAGTTCCCGGTCCAGCTGCCGCTCCAGCGTGCGGATCTGTGTGGTGACCGTCGGCTGGGACAGGCCCAGCAGACGGGCGGCGGCGGTGAAGGAGCCGGTGCGGTACACGGCCAGGAACGTGCGCAACAGGTTCAGGTCCACTTGCGCCACGCCGCTGGGCTGGACGCTCTCCGCCTCCCCACGGGAATCGTTATTGGAATCCTTATGTCTCATATGCGTGAGCCTATTGGATTCCAATGGCAGGACATGCGTACGGTCGGGGCAACGACGTACTGATCCTCTCGAGAGAGCACCCCATGTCGAAGATCCTGTTCGTGATGACCGGCGCCGACCACTGGACGCTGGCCGACGGCACCAAGCACCCCACCGGCTTCTGGGCCGAGGAGGCGGCAGCCCCGTACGAGGCGTTCAAGGCCGCAGGCCACGAGGTCGTCGTGGCCTCGCCGGGCGGCGTCGTACCCCCCGTCGACCAGGGCAGCCTCGCGGCCGAGGTCAACGGCGGTCAGGAGAACGCCGACCGGGTCGCCGCCGTACTCGCCGCGATGACGGAGCTGCGGGAGCCGATCCGGCTGGAGGACGTGAACCTCGACGACTACGCCGCCGTGTTCTACCCCGGCGGTCACGGCCCGATGGAGGACCTGGCGGTCGACGCCGACTCCGGCAAGCTGCTGACCCTCGCCCTGGAGTCCGGCAAGCCGCTGGGCGTCGTCTGCCACGCCCCGGCCGCGCTGCTCGCCGCCGCCAAGGGCGACGGCACCAACACCTTCGCCGGCTACCGGGTGGCCGCGTTCACCAACACCGAGGAGACCCAGGCCGGCCTCGCCGACAAGGCCAAGTGGCTGCTGCAGGACCGGCTCACCGAGGCCGGCGTGCAGGTCCAGGTGGGCGAGCCGTGGGTCCCGAACGTCGTCGTCGACCGCAACCTGGTCACCGGCCAGAACCCCGCCTCCTCCGCCCCGCTCGCCGTCGAACTGCTGAAGAAGCTGGGCTGAGCCCGGGTACCCACCGGCTCGGCGACCGCTGATCGGCCTCCGTCTTCCCCGGCGGAGTGAGCGGTGCGACGATGCCGGGGTGATCACATCCCCGGACCCACTCGACGACCACTCCCCGGGCCGAAAGCTCCAGGTGGAGACCCACGGCCTCGACGTGATCGCCGACGCCGAACGCAAAGGCACCCCCCGCACCCTGTTCTGGCCCTGGTTCGGGGCCAACGTGTCCATCCTGGGCCTGAGTTACGGTGCCTTCGCGCTCGGCTTCGGGATCTCGTTCTGGCAGGCGCTGGTCGCCGGAGTCGTCGGGATCGTCTTCTCGTTCCTGCTGTGCGGGTTCGTCGCCGTCGCCGGAAAGCGCGGCTCCGCGCCGACGATGGTGCTCGGCCGCGCCGCCTACGGTGTGCGCGGCAACCGCCTGCCGTCGG of the Streptomyces sp. T12 genome contains:
- a CDS encoding (2Fe-2S)-binding protein, with the translated sequence MPEHTFILNGESVTVDIEDDVRLLWVLRDVLGVTGPKYGCGLGVCQACTSHINGKAFNPCSVPVQDLRPTDEVTTIEGLPATVGKELHPMQEAWLEYDVAQCGYCQPGQIMTAVAKVRQAREEGREITEADLDEIRNVCRCGTYHRIREAIVAGAKKY
- a CDS encoding triacylglycerol lipase, which produces MRTRRLRRTPRRRLLASSLAGLTAAVCLGVAGVDRSQATPDTRDAEPVTAADPVGPPQNDFPSALAYSLAHPTAVPTGANDFTCRPGAAHPRPVVLVHGTMENRYDNWAALAPLLKEAGYCVFALNHGGSSGALLGTGDMAASARQLADFVDRVRAATGAVKVDLVGHSQGGMMPRYYIKNLGGAAEVDKLVALTPSNHGTTFSGLGLLALAFPGGDELLGVSCKACEQQLIGSDFLRDLNAGGETDPDITYTVITTRYDEVVTPYISAYLDAAPNVTNIKLQDRCPAEFTEHVDISYNDLATRLVLNALDPAHAQRPIC
- a CDS encoding helix-turn-helix domain-containing protein, which codes for MASQAETFTRHPWHELPPALAALIRSRVDSIVTDMTQAIRDEVPGYRRSLDSAVGRDLTESIRRAVRQFTELTEHPDSPQDHHIRHFRHLGRVEFLNGRTTDGLQAAFRVGARVGSRRYAEIVQEASLPPETVLTLHEAVLIHINALSNEAVKGFLAAQLRSEGEVKRARRTLVERLLEQPRGQERAPLGPLGPLGPLAERARWALPGAVACVVVRSAGRFSVPGADSELLSVNRGSDLVLIVPEPATSGLIERVRGAARGRVAVVGPAVPTDEAWLSLQCARLALDRRAELPTEPGDDGAFLHVDDELADLHLLRGAPIGQLLGRRVLGVFADLPRGRADRLAETLDALLMSWGRTAPEVAQALGIHPQTARKRLRRLEALFGDRLGDPRFRFEALLALHTQALRPGAGPGGTAGL
- a CDS encoding LysR family transcriptional regulator: MRHKDSNNDSRGEAESVQPSGVAQVDLNLLRTFLAVYRTGSFTAAARLLGLSQPTVTTQIRTLERQLDRELFQRLARGVTPAPYADELASRIVEPLDALATVTGPGGSPDVHQPEPVHLAGPAELLTHRVMPALTPLVDKGVRLRITPGLTEPLLEELRAGRYDLVLSTYRPRGRTLASIPMTDEEFVLVAAPAWAERIGGPARIAADGPAALHGVPLIAYAEDVPIVRRYWRHAFGRRLVRHPAVTMPDLNAVKAAVAGGTGFSVLPRYLCTAELASGALVLLHDPDDPPINTGFLVQRPGSSGNPHVALVRDHLLETLRDR
- a CDS encoding type 1 glutamine amidotransferase domain-containing protein, with amino-acid sequence MSKILFVMTGADHWTLADGTKHPTGFWAEEAAAPYEAFKAAGHEVVVASPGGVVPPVDQGSLAAEVNGGQENADRVAAVLAAMTELREPIRLEDVNLDDYAAVFYPGGHGPMEDLAVDADSGKLLTLALESGKPLGVVCHAPAALLAAAKGDGTNTFAGYRVAAFTNTEETQAGLADKAKWLLQDRLTEAGVQVQVGEPWVPNVVVDRNLVTGQNPASSAPLAVELLKKLG